A section of the Pediococcus inopinatus genome encodes:
- the infC gene encoding translation initiation factor IF-3, whose product MVNNGIRAREVRLIGDDGTQLGVKSKQEALDLADQAELDLVLVSPKAKPPVAKIMDYGKYRFELQKKQREARKRQKTISIKEVRLSPTIDTNDFNTKLKNAKKFLAKGDKVRVSIRFKGRAITHKEIGREVLNRMAKAASDVATIEQYPKMDGRSMFLMLAPISEK is encoded by the coding sequence ATGGTTAACAACGGTATTCGTGCCCGTGAAGTACGATTAATTGGTGATGATGGCACTCAATTGGGTGTAAAGTCGAAACAGGAAGCTTTAGATTTAGCGGATCAAGCAGAACTTGATTTGGTATTAGTTTCCCCGAAAGCTAAACCGCCTGTTGCCAAGATCATGGATTATGGAAAATATCGTTTTGAACTTCAAAAGAAACAACGTGAAGCTCGTAAACGACAAAAGACAATCAGTATCAAAGAAGTTCGTCTTAGCCCTACAATTGATACAAATGATTTTAATACTAAGCTTAAGAACGCTAAAAAGTTCCTAGCAAAAGGTGATAAAGTCCGAGTTTCAATTCGTTTTAAGGGCCGTGCAATTACGCATAAGGAAATTGGTCGTGAAGTGTTAAATCGGATGGCTAAAGCAGCATCTGATGTGGCTACGATCGAACAATATCCTAAGATGGATGGACGAAGCATGTTCTTGATGCTGGCGCCAATTTCAGAAAAGTAA
- the rpmI gene encoding 50S ribosomal protein L35: protein MPKMKTNRAAAKRFKRTGTGGFKSANAYTSHRFHGKTKKQRRQLRGLSMMDHTSVKRYRKMLAPINK, encoded by the coding sequence ATGCCAAAAATGAAGACAAATCGTGCAGCAGCAAAGCGTTTTAAACGGACCGGTACTGGTGGTTTTAAGAGTGCCAACGCTTACACGAGTCACCGATTCCATGGAAAGACAAAGAAACAACGTCGTCAATTACGTGGATTAAGCATGATGGATCATACGAGCGTTAAACGTTATCGTAAGATGCTAGCTCCAATCAACAAGTAA
- the rplT gene encoding 50S ribosomal protein L20, with protein MPRVKGGTVTHRRRKRILKLAKGYRGPKHTNFKVAKDQVMKSGLYAFRDRRNRKGDFRKIWIARINAAARLNDMSYSQLMHGLKVAEIDINRKMLADLAVNDAAAFTALVETAKKAIA; from the coding sequence ATGCCACGAGTAAAGGGTGGAACAGTAACACATCGTCGTCGTAAACGTATTTTAAAGCTTGCTAAAGGCTATCGCGGACCAAAACATACTAACTTTAAGGTTGCTAAAGACCAAGTTATGAAGTCAGGTTTGTATGCATTCCGTGACCGTCGTAACCGTAAGGGAGACTTCCGTAAGATTTGGATCGCCCGTATTAATGCGGCAGCTCGTTTGAATGATATGAGTTACAGCCAATTAATGCACGGTTTGAAGGTTGCTGAAATCGATATTAACCGTAAGATGTTAGCTGATCTTGCAGTTAACGATGCTGCAGCATTTACAGCATTAGTAGAAACAGCAAAAAAAGCGATCGCATAA